Proteins encoded within one genomic window of Onychostoma macrolepis isolate SWU-2019 chromosome 11, ASM1243209v1, whole genome shotgun sequence:
- the LOC131549758 gene encoding aflatoxin B1 aldehyde reductase member 3-like isoform X2, with the protein MLREQLGWYLQRQILEGESFPRHRWSSEGSGRSGDLGDGVIIGMSSMEQLNENLTAAAEGPLKQEVVDAFKHAWDLVAHECPNYFR; encoded by the exons ATGCTTCGGGAACAGCTGGGCTGGTACTTACAGAGACAG ATACTGGAAGGAGAGTCATTTCCAAGGCATAGATGGAGTTCAGAAGGCTCTGGACGCAGC GGTGATCTGGGTGACGGGGTCATTATCGGGATGTCCAGCATGGAGCAGCTGAATGAGAACCTGACGGCAGCAGCAGAAGGCCCGCTCAAACAGGAAGTCGTGGATGCTTTCAAACACGCCTGGGATTTAGTGGCCCACGAGTGTCCAAACTACTTCCGCTAG
- the LOC131549758 gene encoding aflatoxin B1 aldehyde reductase member 3-like isoform X1 encodes MLREQLGWYLQRQILEGESFPRHRWSSEGSGRSVRLRETQIFGDLGDGVIIGMSSMEQLNENLTAAAEGPLKQEVVDAFKHAWDLVAHECPNYFR; translated from the exons ATGCTTCGGGAACAGCTGGGCTGGTACTTACAGAGACAG ATACTGGAAGGAGAGTCATTTCCAAGGCATAGATGGAGTTCAGAAGGCTCTGGACGCAGCGTACGGCTCAGAGAAACccaaattttt GGTGATCTGGGTGACGGGGTCATTATCGGGATGTCCAGCATGGAGCAGCTGAATGAGAACCTGACGGCAGCAGCAGAAGGCCCGCTCAAACAGGAAGTCGTGGATGCTTTCAAACACGCCTGGGATTTAGTGGCCCACGAGTGTCCAAACTACTTCCGCTAG